TCTATTCACAGAAACCTGTTATCAGTTCAGAAATTCTGTATTGATAACAATGCTTACTTTGAGTTTTatccttcttattttcttattatgGACTTGATGACAAAGCAGACTTTATTCCAAGGCCAGAGTAATAATGGACTCTATGAGCTTTGTGTTCCCTGTCATTCAATTTGTTTTTCTAACTCAGCTGTTTGTGCTCCCATGGATGATTGGCATCATCGGTTGGGTCATCCATCGTTCAAGATAGCTCGTCGCATTGTCAACACCCATTCTCTCCCTGTTTCTCGCACCACACATTCCTTCTGTAAAGCATGTCAATGCTCCAAAAGTCATCGTCTccctttttcaatttcttcttcaattaGTGTAGCTCCTTTAGCATTGTTGCACTATGATGTATGGACCCCAATTGCTTCTTTGGATAAGTTTCGATACTATGTGATCTTTGTGGATGACTTTAGTAAATACACATGGTTCTATCCAATTTTACATAAATCTGATGTCTTGTCTGTCTTTATTCACTTCAAAGCTATGGctgagaaatatttttcttgtcCTATTAAGACTCTTCAAACAGATGGTGGGTCTGAATTCCTAAAACTtgattcatttcttcttttacaTGGCATTTCTCGACGGGTTTCATGCCCCCATACGCAGTCTCAGAATGGTGTAGCTGAACGCAAGCACCAGCACATTATTGAAAATGGTTTGGTTCTTTTGTTTCATTCACATCTCCCATCTACATATTGGTCCTATGCCTTTTCAACAGCCGTTTATCTCATAAACAGAATGCCAATATCCATACTTGGTTATACTAGTCCTCTTGAGTATCTTTTCCATACACCACCTGATTAcctttttttgaaaacctttgGTTGTCTTTGTTTTCCATGGCTTCGTCCCTACAGCCGCAACAAATTGGAACCACGATCCAAGCCATGTCTATTTCTTGGTTATTCACTACAACACAAAGGGTATAAATGTCTTGATGTGTCTGCCAATAGGCTGTACATCTCTCATCATGTACAATTTGATGAATCTCAGTTTCCCTTCTCTGTTTTACCTTCCTCATGGTCTGCTTCTCTAGCTTCCACCGTGGAGTCCTGGTGTACCTTATAACCACTCATTTTGTTACCATGCTTCTCTGCCCCTGTGCTCCCTGTGCTACCTCATTTATTGGatatctcttcccaagtccaaACTCACCGGATTTCTCCAACTCCAGTAGCTCCAACTCAAGTTCTAGATCAGTCCCATGTTCTGGTTCATTCGGAGCCCATAGTCTCACCAGAATCAGCATCAGTATCAGATCCTTGCTCTGATGGGTTGGTTAAGCAACTATCTCATAATGGGCCTCCTGAAGTCTCTACAAAGCCTACTGAAGGTGGCTCTCACCTTATACTTACTAGATCCAAAACAGGGGCCTCTCATCGACCTCCCTCTCGCCTCACTCATGGCTACCAAGCATCCCCTGGGGCCTTAGTTGAACCTACCAGCTATACCCAGGCTGTGAAATTTTTGGAGTGGTGTCTTGCTATGACTGAGGAGCTCAATGCTCTTATTAAATCTGGTACTTGGTCATTAGTTTCTTGATCTCAGTCATCCAATATTGTGGGGTGCAAGTGGGTCTTCCGAATCAAACATAACCCCGATGGTACTGTTGAGCGCTACAAGGCGCGGCTAGTTGCAAAGGGGTTCCATCAACGACCGGGTATTGATTATACTGAGATGTTTAGCCCTATGATCAAGTCATCCACAATTCGGTTGGTTCTTTCTATTGCTTTTATGTTCTCATGGCCAGTGCGCCAACTAGACATCAACAATGCCTTTTTGAATGGTGACCTTGGAAGTCTTTATGCAGCATCCACCTGGCTTTGTTGATCCAGTGCATCTTGATTATGTTTGTCGCTTACACAAATCATTATACGGTCTGAAACAAGCGCCTCGAGCCTGGTACCCTCGGCTCATCAACTTCTTGGTTTCTCATGGTTTTGTGGCATCCAAAACCGATACCAGCCTCTTTGTTTACCACTCTAAAGGGGTTCTCATCTATTTCTTGATCTATGTTGATGATTTACTAATTACTGGAAACACACAAGCTGCTGTTCAGAATTTAGTAAGACTCCTATCATGTACTTTTGCtttgaaggatcttggtgagcTCCATTACTTTCTTGGCATTGAGGTCACTCGATCCTCTGTCGGCATACTACTGTCTCAGCGTAAGTATACCACTGATCTTTTACAAGGTGCTCACATGGTAGAAGCTAAGCCCATCTCTACTTCGGTTGCTTTGGGCTCCTCTCTTGATCTTAAGTCAGGGGTTCCTTTAAGTGATGGTTCCGAATATCGACGCATTGTTGGTGCTTTACAATACTTAACAGTCACTCGGCCTGATATTAGCTTTGCTGTCAATAAGGTAGCACAATTTATGCATTCACCAACAAATTTGCATTGGGGggctgtaaaaagaattttgcACTATCTCAAGGGTACTCCTTCTGATGGTATTTTAATAAAACCTTCTTCTAATGTCAAGTTCACTGCCTACTCTGATGCTGACTAGGCAGGGTGCCCTGACGATAGAAGGTCTACTACTAGCTATGCTGTCTTCTTTGGCCCAAATCTGGTTTCATGATGTTCATGTAAGCAACGGATAGTGTCTCGATCGTCTACCGAGGCGGAATATAGAGCTGTTGCCTGTGTTGCTGCTGAGTTACTTTGGCTCCGTTCACTTCTTCATGAGCTGCATATTTTTCTTCCTGTGGCACCTCTCATTTTTTGTGATAACATCGGTGCCACATACCTTTCAGCAAACCCCATGTTTCATGCTCGAATGAAACACATTGAGATCGACTTTCACTTTGTGAGGGAGATGGTCTCCTCTAGATGAATGTTGGTTCGTTATCTCTCCACAATTGATCAAATAGCTGATGTCCTCACAAAGGGGTTAGCTCGGTCTCGGTTCTCTATTCTTAAAGGCAAGCTGATTGTGGGTTCTCACCCTGTCTGATTGAGGGGGCCTGTTAGGGATGTAAACCACTTGGTCTAGTTGTTCAACTCATAGTAGTTAGTTGTATTACGTGTCTTCATATTATTGGAGCTTCTGCTAACTATATACTCTATATATATGTGTTATTAATAAAGTGATGATTAACTTTGGAATCTTTACACCTCCCCTATCAGATGACGTTGTCAATGTGATGTTAGTTTTGGATTGTAAAAGACGATTTTAGCTTTTTGTAATTCAACAATAAATCAAATGGTATTTTACCCCTAGTGTTTTTTAAAATCATCTCCTTCCAAATTGAAAAGAGAATATTTACGATAGTGGAAACTTAAGTATTATGAAAGAGGTAGTCACCATCTTCGACGAAGGTGACGTAGTGATCAAGCGACTATGATGGTTGTCGGTTATCACTCAGGCATCATCGGTTTCAGGTTTCTCTAGTCGGGAATGGGGGTATAGATGCTCGAAGTTGACTAGTTATAGTTGCTTATCACTCGATCATCGCCGAAGTTTTGTGTCAGTTCGTCTTCACTGAATAAGGCAAAGATGCAGAGAAGATAAAGAAGGGGCAAGGGTGGGTTGAAGTGGGAAGTCTCTATGTATATCAAGGTTTAGTGGTTGAAAAGGTGAAATAGTCTTTTAACAATatttaagggtaaaatcatcaaaatattagTCTAACTTAATGGTGTGAGTATTTTAGTAAAAACCAACATATTACAGGAAAGGATTATGTAATTTATGAAAACACAAGGGATGGGAATGTAATAAGAACAAAGTAAAGGAAAGGGGGATGTAAATCGCTCTCGAATTTTTGTTTCTAAGAGAAACTCTTCcccaagaaaaagaagcaaagtGTGAAAACATTGATCAGGCAGATGAATCCACCACGCATAGGAAATCCCTAGAATAGAGGATCCTTTAGCCAAATAGTGAGCCTCCCATTGGAAGAAAGAACAATATTTGGTAGCATGTACCTGTGCCAAGACACGGTGGATGCAAAAAAATTATGTTGCCCCATGCTGAAGATGCTCACACTCGCCCTCCCATTGGCGTCAGACGCTAGTGTGTTTTTGGATAAGCTTGTTTAACATAAGAGAATGTTAAATAGGTTGTGTTTTACCCCGGACTAGTAAGGCATAAAGCTCTTATTTCCAAAAGAACTCGTTGAGATAAGGTGAAGGGTACTCTTGTCAATTCATCATATCTGCAACGGTCTTCATCCATTCCCTCCAACAAGCCCCGATATGAAACCGCAAAACTAATCTCTCCTGTCATTTTGTTTTCTCTAAGCAAAAAGAAAAGCTCTCTGTGTGCTCTCCTCATAAACAAAGCCTCTGATCATCTTCCCCTGCGTGTGTTCTGAAAAAAGTTTCTTCATTGTTTCAGAGATGGCGTCTTCTTGCCCGCGTTGGTGGTATGCTACATTGTACTTGGCTATCTCTGTAATTCTCGCCATTGTTGTAATCTCTACGTCATTTCACTCCAAACCCAAGACCCAACTCCTATTATCTCCGAAACCAGACTCTCGCAACATTCACGGACCATCTATGGGTTTGTACGCTTCTCGAGCTCTACGGAGATCTGGGTTCAAGGTTATGGCTACCCTTCTTGAGATCTCTCCCTTAATATCCTTCCCATCTTCAGAATTAACCATATTCGCCGTCCAAGATCCACCCATCTCTAacatttctctccctccattGCTGACCAGAGATCTCCTCCGTTACCACATTTCTCCTTCCAAGCTTTTCATGGAAGATCTTCTCAAGAAACCTCAAGGTAGCTGTGTCTCGACTCTTCTTCCTGGAAAGCAACTTGCAATCACTAAGGTGAATGCTGCAGAAGGAAAGATTGAAATTAATCGGGTCTTGATCACTCATCCGGATGTCTTCGTCGAAGGTCCCCTGTCAATTCATGGAGTTCTTGGGCCCTTCGTTCAGTTTACTCCAGAGGATATTGAGATGGAAAGGAGTCCAATTGATTCAAAtaattgcaatttcaattcgaGTCTGGTTGCGAATGTAAATGGAGCCACAAAAGGGGTGCCTTGGGCTCGAATTATTAGATCGCTCGGCTCCAATGGGTTTGTTTCTTTTGCAATCGGACTTCAATCAGTTCTTGAATATGGGTTTCTTCAAGAGTACAGTGATTTGAGCTCTGTGACACTCTTCGCTCCGCCGGAATTGATTTATTTGTCATCACCATTGCCGTTGCTGGAAAGGATTGTGAAGTTTCATATCTCACCTCAGCTATTCAGGTATGGAGAATTGGCTTCTCTACCTGAGAAAGCGTCCCTGATGACTCTGGTTCCTGGTCAAGATCTTGAAATTACAAAAGGGTTTGATTTCAGAGGGACTGTGGCCATTAACAATGTGGAAATCACTGTGCCAGACATTGTCTCGTCAAATGGGTTTGTAATCCATGGGATTTCTCGAGCTTTTGAGATCATGAAGCTGTCGACCACTTCCAGTTAGATCAGTTTCAGGCTTTATGCTAATCAACTTAGCTTAGCCTTACGAGTTCTGGGAATTGagaatactctctctctctctctctctaaaccctTTTACAGGGGAGGAAGAAATTTGTATAGTTGTTGCTTGTTAGCAATGATACATTCCAGTTTGAAGAACGAAATCTGTTTCGAGTGTAAGCTCtgaagttttgatttttttccgaTTCCATATTTGTTTCATCACAGAAGAATCTGATGATCCTTTGTACTGTTCCATGAAATGGTATCTGTAATTAACACAAGCATCCTTCAAATCCTCTTCCCAAGAGAGAACTGAAAAAGGAGGGGGTGGAGGGGTGGGGGGGACCCATTGCCTTTGGAAGAcgcattcttcttcttcttctccctccattACGGCTTTTCCTGCATTCTGATTCTACCTTGGATTCCAAGTTTCACACGGTCCCCCAACAATGGCTGATTAGACCTGCTAGAATCCGGAATCGATGAAAAGGGTAGATTATGGGAGTTGATTTTGGGATTATCGTTAAATACGATGGGATGGTCTTGGGGCAAGTCTAAGATGGAAGATTAATAAAGAACTAATTAGATATGGAACCACTAATACCTTTAAGATGCACATTTACCTATGCGagcctctctcctccctcctatAAAATGATATAACGAGGCACTAAAGTATGCGGACAAGGAACTTGATCCCCTTACTAATTTACGACTGATTAATACTCAAGTATTCAGTTTTTTAGGCCCCACTATGGATATATGTGGTTGTGTTCAACTGATTAAATGTTTGCCCCATCCCCTTCATCTATTGAGGGCACAGTTATGTACATACATGGTCATGCATAAAACTTTTTGTTAATATTTAGTAACTTagtaagggagaaagaaccatATCAATCCAGTGTGGCCTAAGCCTGTGTGCGAGGCCAATGAGAAGGCGTGTAGGAATGTCTTTAGTGCATAGGGCATAGGGTGACATGGTCTTTTTGCACTTGCCTATGTTTGGGCATGAACAACACCAAATCGGCATGGTTCCTTCTCCCACTTAATAATTATTACTCGGAAGAAATAACATTTCTAGGTTACACAGGAAACACTAGTGCCTCCCTTCGTCTTGCTCTATCCTCCCTCTTATAAAATGACATAGGAGACAGTCAGACATAAAACTCAATGCCCTTATAAGTTATGTAAAGATCATTCTTGGTTATAATGAAATGACAACCCCACCCCTGATTACTCTCATGTTGAAACATACGAACGGCATATCCAACCATTTTCCCTTCCATTTTTTCTGGTGGTTTAACGATCTCTTTGAACCGTGCATAGTGCACAACTTATCTGAGACTTGAGAACCCGTGACCCTTTCAACCAGGTGATTGGGGCAGAGCATAGGCGGCCTTTGATAGGCCATAGGAGGAGGACAGGGgaaaatgggtgaagggaaaatggaaaagggagaaagcaaaagaagaaaaagacttgCTTTTCAAGGAGTGGGTCCCACAGTATTTTCAATCGGGGTACTCTAAGCCGCAACAGCATCAAATTGCAACAAAGCATTCCCTAACTGGTAATGATGCTTATTGCAAGTGTAGATCTGGCCAATAGCCACTCGGCCCATTTATGGGCAAAGGAGAGACAAACAGGTGAGTACGCCCTACACAGCTACACCAGCTAGCCCTCGAATCCTGCCAAAGGCTAGGGAGAGTGCTCTACAGGACCAATAGAACACCCCAAACCAGTCCCTCCCAAAGTGGGCTTTTCTTATCCAGAAAAGTAGAGAAAGTTCAGCTTTCCTATcctaattattttcttttccaacttttttttttcatctctataatccattttcattcttttttttttttggtagaaataatCCATTTTCATTCATATCAGAATAATAATCAACAAGAGACCAAGgtaaaattgttatttttttttttctttttctaatttgagTTTAGCTCATATATATTCACATTAGTTCATTAGGATTTTGACTCGGCTGCAACTTTAAAAATAAAGGATCTTTATTAGAAATTTTGAACAATTTCAACCAATCCTACCTCTTATGGAAAGTGCAATCAAGGAAAATATTGATCATGATGAATTTTTTTGTATAATGGAAATTCGTGATCTCCTGAGAACCTACACTCTACTAAAACGTTGGGCTCGATTGGGTTTTATAGGAACCTGATTAATTCGACCCAATTCCTAATCAACTCGGGTCAAATCGGAAATGGCTGACCCAATCCGGGTTGTGAGTTTAATAACCTTAATCTGAAGTTTGTTGGTTTTAAAACCCACATGACTACAATATGAGCATTCCACTGGCTTGCCTGCAATCTGCATCATGTATTGTTTTGATTAGGCACATTGGTCCATAAACTAAGAAGGGTTTTCATTTTTATACTTCATAATCtgcattaattaattaattattcaaattAGTTATAATGATTGAGATCCCAGGGGGTGCCCTTGCTCTACAGACTTCAAAGTTCAGTCTTTCCCTAGTTTTCACATTTACAAGAAACTGGTACAGGGCTCAACCATTACTAAAATGTTGATACTTCCAATGGATACTGACATGAGAGATAAAGCCAAGCTACCAACCATGAAGGAATCAACACAGGCTAAGATAAAGATTCTGAAACTAGCTAATTACCTAATACCTACCATCACAACCCATGCAGAAGATCCATACTCTCTAGTCTAACTGGGTCACCCACTAACTAGGCCTCAAATCAACTAAAATTGTCCTCTAGGTTAGGGTCGTTCATAGTTAAATCAAAGACTTGTAAACTAATCCAAAGTGGAAACCCAACAAAATTACTCACTTAGATCTCTTTCTTCTCggtgtatatatatgtatttgcAAAGACAAACAAACATAACAAACACAACTCCAAAACCTAATtcccaaattttcaatttttacagCCCTAATAAACATCTAActgcaagaaagaaaagagaagcgGAAGGTGAGGAGGAGTGGCTCAGAGAAAAAGGGCTCTAATTAGTTTCATCTTTGGGCTTCAAATCCCTTCTCCATCCTGCTATCCAAAACGCCTGCAAAGAAACGATTAATTAATCCCAATTTAATGACATTAACCTCAATGGGgaattaacaaataaaaggatcaaaaagaaaattcaatatCAGAGACCTCAAACCAGGTTCATACACATGCGTTGAACAAGAAAATCTTTTAATGATAAAACGGAAGCAATGAcgaataaaaatttcaaatcgatcAACAACcccaattttaaaaaaaatcaaaataggtttttttaaagatattttaaagaaaaaaattgaattaagaAAACTTCATGAATCATGGCGCCGATTGCTAGGATCGAGGGGAATTAAGAAAAAACCTGATCTGAGACTCAATGTCCCATAGCTTTTCGGTTCACAATCAGGCGGATCGtcgaagagagaaagggaaagctGTTTATGAGCAACTCCGATGTCGAAGAGGATTACCCCCGATGATGGATCGTCAACTATGATCCCTTTAATGGGTAACCATAAAAAGAGTTCTTTCTGTGAGAGACCTTCAAGCCCAGCAAGCGCTCCATAGCTAAGATTACCCTTCACAACACTGTCGAAGTAGACTCTGTCTTCGAATTTGGCTAAACAGGGACGATCGAGGAACACTTCAAGAAGGCCGTTCTCGTGTAGATTGTACGATTTTACAGCTTTTGGGAGGAGACCGGCCGGCAACCCATTGTTTCTGAGGAGATCGTGAATCGGATCGGAGTGGACAAGAGGAAGAACGATGATCAGAGCGGCTAAAAGCATCAGAAACGCCATGGAACGACTCTGCTGTACCGCCATGGGCTTCAAACGGAAAAGgagggaggaggagaagaaggggtTTTGCGGAGGTTCTAAGAATTTTGGAGCAATTGAAGATTGCGGTAAAATCTAAAGGTCCTTTAAAAGGAGGATACTCCCACAAGTAAAATTACTGAAAAGCCCTTGTCGAAATAGCAAAGGTTGGAGCGTTACCATTGTGAAATGACCAAGTTAGCCTTTTAAAATGTGTCTTTTTCAAATGACCCAAAAATATCAAGCTCATGAATTTTAGGTATAAATAACTATCTATATTTGatacaaaatacaaaaactaGTCCATTACAACATTTCATTGATTCTGATTTGGATATTAAAATTCATCTATTTTTGGTTTACTTTCTTCATTTAGATGATTTCAATCTTTTTAAATTGATAATGATCAAACTAAACGTTAAGATTTatcattaattaatttataataatTACAAATGTATATAAATCTTTCGAGAAAAGAAAGTTAAAGCCTTGATTAGACTCATGATAAAAGCAGTTGGATTCTTCAATATAATATCATCAAATATATGTTTTTAGGATCGGGATCCTTTGTCACACGAGATGTCTTGTAACATGCATCCAATGGCCAGAAACGTTTTGCATTGCATTTGGGTGCCTTAGGCTACGTGCTTGAGTGTTCCTAGTCATTGGATATGCATTACGAATTCGGCTCTTCTCTTTAACGTGCATCGCCCAAGTTGATCTATAGTTACTTGATCGAGTGACACATGGTGATGCAtgatcaaaaatttaagaaaaatacattaaacaAGGTATTGACAAAGGCTCGAAGATTGAGGCACTAAGGAGAGAGTCAAATCCGTGCATTACATGCCCTATCGGGTAATAGAGGAgcaatttttgttttcctttataAAGAGATGATATATGAGCAAAACGGAGGAAGGGGTAATTTGGTAATTTGAATGATTGAGTGAAAGAGTAACGTTCTGATGAGATTGCAGAGTTTTGTAACGGCTTAGAAGGCTGATAAAGTAAAATCGACAAGTTCCTTAAAACAGGTAAAGATTTTATTCTTGAGTTATGTTGTTGGGGACAAACGCTTGCTTTGCATGGTAAGTGACTAAGTGTGACTCggattagagagagaaagaaatagagatAAAGATTTGCTTTGCCtggtaagagagagaaagagaggaatggTGTCAGTGACAACAGCTTGGCAGCGGGtaagaaggaggagagaggtaGCAGACTTAGTTAGTAGTGCTCTGTGGTGGTCTGGTGGTGTCTGGCTGGCAGTGTTCTGCTGAGTTTGACGAGGCGGTGGAAGTGTTCTGCTGAGTTTGACGAGGCGGTGGAAATTACGAAGTTTTCAATTCAAAAGGCCAAATCTCATAAACTCCCAAGGCCAAAATGAAAACGACATTTATGTACTATTTCGACGATTAATTTCCAATTCTAAGAGATCTTATCCGTTTttctttgtcttattttcaaggGCAAAAATGGTAGTATGAATTAATCCCCTTAATATCTTAATATTATACAACGAATACAACGATGATATCATTAGTAgtttttttatggtttggaaACTATTTGGTATAATAAAAAATGGTTAAATTAGAATATTCTTttgctttattcttttttaatgcttatcttttatatatatatatatatatatacttgccTTATGTATATGAATGAGTTCATTTCTAAATCAGGGGAGAGAACTTGACCAGATgatcaatcaaaatcaattcataATTCTAATTTCTTTGAAGTAAATTAagttagaaaattaaaaaaaaaaaaagtttttggaTCAAGGGGTATACGAAGCGCATCAATAAGGAGCGTGAAAATTTTTGTATGTGATACATAAAGAGGCCATTTCATGTGAAGAGAgtgagagataaagagagataatttttttcctttaatttatgggaaaaaagtCGCTAGAAGAACCCTAATATATATGTCTAGCTTCTCATATAATATCTCTCATTTCACATCACTAATACCATAAAGCCTTTTAGACACTTGGAAACTCATAGAAAGTGATAATTCCCTTCTTGCATTTATGATGCCTAGTATAATGAAGCAAATCCCTCTACCTtcattttattaaatttcttCAAATAACCTCTTCTATATAGATttctaataataattttatgaGAAAATTTTCTCATGCCGCAAATATGGGAGAATCTACTATGCCAAATAAATAGTGATCCTGAAAATAATTTCATTCACATGAAACCCACATAGtcaaactgaaaataaaaataaataataaatataaatccaTGTGAAAGGACATTGGTACACTAATAATATATAGGAAACTTGCTTGctaatttttattgttttaatgaaaataaaaaatgatgtacATTTTTTGCCACTGAATAGATTGCCACTGATGTACATAATAGTTGCTCTACCAGTTATAGGATCATATATTGTTCTTTACAAGTTAAAATTACATTCAATTAGACAtacttttgaaaattttcaatagaCTATTAAATGAGTCCCAAGGCCACCCCTTTGgatttccctgcatcaacaatCTGAAAATGTCATCACTATCCACCCACATTTCTTTCTGTCTAAACCCATTTTGCCACTACTTAGAGTATACCTTTGCATGACACTTTTGGCCGCTCATGCCTTCACATTTCGTGAAAAAACACAACTTAAAGAAACGTAGTGAAACTTGAGTGAACAAAATAACAGATGCCCTTCCACATCTATTAGTGATGAAATCTATACAACCATCACATATAATGATCAAATGATCCCCAGATGCAATGAGAGATAATCTTCAAAAGACATTCGGGATGTAATCTCACAGAGAGATAATGTTGAATATTAGAAACCCATTTTTGAATAATGCTATTCACATAAGAAGGTGAAGATGATTGATTTTGAAACATGTACATTTGTTCTTAAAGTTCATCGTAACAACCGACACATATAGGATTCGATACAAAATTAAATGAGAAATGGATGATGAACAAGCCAAACACTCGAATgcatcaataaaaaaagaagactacAGAAATTCTATGCGTAATCCAAGAGGGCCAGCAACCCAAATATGTTTTGAACTTCTTCcctaattttcttctttgaaattttcCTATGCATGAAATATTCTTGCACAAATGTCCACGCCACTATTGCCACACCTTATTCTTTGGTCAAGATACTAAAGAATGGTTCACTCCAATTTATTCTTCTTAGTaattaagagaaaagaaaagagaagggtgtTATTGAAATTCCACAAACGAAAGGTTAAACAGTGTTTATGAGTAATACACAAACAACATCCAAAAGAGAATTTTCATGAAGTATCATTAGTGTCTAACATTATGATTACAAGCTTGTTTGAaatgcttattttctttttctttttcaagttgaTTGAACGTTGAAAGAGGCTGAAGGCCTTGGGacaagttgagagagagagagaattctttaAGTGGCAACCACTTTATCTTTGTCAAGACTTTTCCATGCTTCTCTAACGACATTTCGCACATGGGATTGATTGAAAAGCCATGCGTTTGTCTCAGACATGGCCTACCTCCTCAGTTCTCACCaaggttaagaaaaaaaaaaatagtcaaatcaagaaaaaagaagggattGGGTGAGTCAAATCGGTTAAAGTTAATCccaattattcctattttgaatttgaaacagTGCCTTCACACTTTGGTACCGATTGAAAACGTTTTTactatttttgtgtctagaaataaaagaaaatgatttttcatgtttttgagaacaaaattagattttttgacatttgataaacttgtttcttgaaTTAAGTAGGGTTGAGTAAATTCTTAGGGTCAGTGTGCATTTTGCTAGGGACTCGAACTTCAATCCCCAACAAAGATTCAACAATCGATTCATGAGGGTtcggaaaaaaatgaaagaaa
This genomic stretch from Macadamia integrifolia cultivar HAES 741 unplaced genomic scaffold, SCU_Mint_v3 scaffold814, whole genome shotgun sequence harbors:
- the LOC122070056 gene encoding uncharacterized protein LOC122070056, with the translated sequence MAVQQSRSMAFLMLLAALIIVLPLVHSDPIHDLLRNNGLPAGLLPKAVKSYNLHENGLLEVFLDRPCLAKFEDRVYFDSVVKGNLSYGALAGLEGLSQKELFLWLPIKGIIVDDPSSGVILFDIGVAHKQLSLSLFDDPPDCEPKSYGTLSLRSGVLDSRMEKGFEAQR
- the LOC122070071 gene encoding fasciclin-like arabinogalactan protein 21; the encoded protein is MASSCPRWWYATLYLAISVILAIVVISTSFHSKPKTQLLLSPKPDSRNIHGPSMGLYASRALRRSGFKVMATLLEISPLISFPSSELTIFAVQDPPISNISLPPLLTRDLLRYHISPSKLFMEDLLKKPQGSCVSTLLPGKQLAITKVNAAEGKIEINRVLITHPDVFVEGPLSIHGVLGPFVQFTPEDIEMERSPIDSNNCNFNSSLVANVNGATKGVPWARIIRSLGSNGFVSFAIGLQSVLEYGFLQEYSDLSSVTLFAPPELIYLSSPLPLLERIVKFHISPQLFRYGELASLPEKASLMTLVPGQDLEITKGFDFRGTVAINNVEITVPDIVSSNGFVIHGISRAFEIMKLSTTSS